In Acidisarcina polymorpha, the DNA window GCGCGGCTCGGTGATTATCTGGTAACCACCTCGGACCTGAGCACGGTGCTGTTTCGCGATCTCCTGCTCCCTTTTGAAGTCACCTCGGTGCTCATCCTGGTCGCAATCCTGGGCGCGGTCGCCCTGGCGCGGAGGGAAAACTAGCATGGCGGTGCCGATTGCCTACTACCTGGTGCTGAGTGCGATCCTGTTCTCGATCGGGGTTGGCGCATTCCTGATCAAGCGCAACATCATCACCGTCTTCATGTCGATCGAGTTAATGCTGAATGCGGTCAATCTGACCTTCGTTGCCTTTGCCCATCAATGGCATCAGGTGAGCGGACAGATTTTTGTCTTCTTTGTTATGGTGGTGGCTGCCGCGGAAGCGGCGGTCGGTTTGGCCATCATCATCGCCGTCTTCCGCACGCGGAACACCTTGAATGTCGACTCGGTCGACCTGATGAAACTATGACCGGCGTCCCCTCAATGCATCTGTGGTTGATTCCCATCCTCCCTTTCGTGGGATTTTTGCTGAACGGCCTGCTCGGCCGGAAGCTGCCCAATCCTATTATTTCGATCATCGCCCTGCTGGCGACCGGAACACCTTTTGTGCTGGTCTTGAATATCGCCGCGCATTTCTCGAGCCTCTCACTTCCCTATGTGGAGCGTCTCGGTCCGTGGATCCAGGCAGGCGCGTTTCGCGCCGATTTCGCCTTCTCGCTCGACCAGT includes these proteins:
- the nuoK gene encoding NADH-quinone oxidoreductase subunit NuoK, with the translated sequence MAVPIAYYLVLSAILFSIGVGAFLIKRNIITVFMSIELMLNAVNLTFVAFAHQWHQVSGQIFVFFVMVVAAAEAAVGLAIIIAVFRTRNTLNVDSVDLMKL